In the Deinococcus roseus genome, GCAATGGTCAGGTGGTGCGCAAGCTGTTCTTTTTCTTCGACGACAAAAAAGAGGACTTCTGGATTGAGGATGCCTCTTATTACCCCTCTGACCGCTACGAGTGAGGCTCCATGAAACTTCAAAGCGTTACCATTCTCCTGCTGTTCTCTCTGGCCCTGGCTGCTCCAGTGCCTGCAGGGTGGCAAAAACAGCAGCAAAACCAGCAGGTCATTCTGCAACCTGCAAACCTGCAAGCTGGTGAGCTTTACAGCATTACGGTGTTTCCAGCTTTTTCCCTGCAGGGAAAAGATTTGCAGGACTGGATGCAGACATTTGTGGCTGAGGATGCAGCAAAGCGTGGCAAAGTCACCCAGAAGGTGCAGGTTTCAAACCAGAAAGGCATTCTGGTCGGCTCTGGCATGGTGCAAAACCAGAGCAAAACCGAAAACCTGATGTATTTTGGTGTGCAATCTGATTCGGGATGGGGTCAGGTGATGCTGGTCCAGACCGGAAACGATGCCGAGGTGGCTGGAAAGTACAGTTCAGCCACCTCAGAGGTGCTCTCTGGCCTGATCGAAGAACTGAATGCCAGAACCCCTCCATCAGAGCAAAAAGCCCAGCAGACCCCTCAAGAAGAAACCTCAAAAAATGAACCTGAGGAAAAGCCCTTCCAGTGGACCACCAGACCAGGGAAAGGCCTTCAGACCAGCGAAATCAAAGGCCTCTACCTCACTTATGTTCCAGAATTCAACGGTCTGAGCCTGCTGTACGAATACAAAGAGCATCTGGCCCTGCTGTTGAAAGATGGAACGGCCTATCTGGGTTTACAGGTTCCACCAGAGGATCTGGACCTCAAAGCCAGCCGCAAAAACGAACCTGAACAGTGGACGAAGTGGAAAACCACTGGTCAGAAGCTGCTTTTTCTGGACCAGAAAACCCAGAAATGGCAAGAATTGAAATCAAAACTGGTGGTCCCAGCCAGAAAAGGCGAGAAAATCCAGGGCGATTTTGAGGCCATTCAGAACAACGCCAGTGCTTTTTATGGGGGCAGCATCCGGGAAGAACACTACCTGTTCAGTGCAAAAGGGACTTTTGAGATCGCCAGGAATGCCGAATTTGCTTCCAGCTCAGGATCCACGGTTTCGGGGTATTCCCAGAGCAACAAAGAGGGGTCAAGTGGAGGGGTCAGCACCGGGTCGGGGGTTTCCACCTCCTCCAGCAGCCAGAAAACCAACCCTGACCTCTACGGCACTTACACCCTGAATGGCTACACGCTGGAACTGCACCTCAAGAGTGGCGCGGTGCAAAGAAAACTGTTTTTCTTCACCAGCAGCAAGAAAGATGAAATTTTCATCGAGAAAGCCACTTACTTTCCATCCAGCAACGAGTAGGAGAACCATGTCAAAAAGAACTTTGAACACAGCTCTGAAATTGCTTTTCTGCACCTTGCTGATGGGCTCATCCATCGGCATCGCTGAGCCCATCAAGTTGCCCGAAGGCTGGCAGGCCAAACAGGACGGCAACCAGTGGATTTTGCAACCTTCTGGTTTGCAGGGACAGCAGGTGTTTCAGCTGGTTGTTTACCGGGATGTGGATTTGCAGGGCAAAGACCTGCAGGTTTACCTGAAAAATTTCATGCAGCAGAACAGCGCAAAATACGGCAAGGTGCTGCAGCAAGGGGAAGTGCAAGACCAGAGCACCTTGCTGCTGGGTTCGGTGGCGGTGCAGGCCAGAGGCCAGACCCTGACCCTCCTTTACACCGCTTTTCCTGCTGGAGAAGGACGGGGACAGGTGGCCCTGATGGTCAGCAGCCAGGACCAGAGCTTGCTGGACAAATATGCAGCCCAGGCAGGGAAAGTGCTGGGGAATGTGGTGGGCCTGTATGAATCCAACAGAGCCCAGCTGAATTACGCTGGGGAACTTCCTGCAGGGGCAAAACTTGGAGGGAAAGTGCAAGAAGGCACCTACAAATGCACCCAGCATTTCTCCAGCATCGAACCCGGTCATTATTCCGTGAGCATGTATGCCAACGGCGAATGGCGCCTGGGTGACGACACCGGAAATTACCAGTACAATCCCAAAACCGGCCAGATTGACATCAGTGTGCTGCACAACCTCTACAATTCCGATTACCGCCCTGAGGAATTCACCCTGTATTATCTCGACAAGAACAACGTTGGGAACATCATGTCCAATATGGGCATTTCACCCACCACCTGTGTGCTCGCTGGAAAAAACCAGGAGATCTCCCCTGCAGAGGAAGCCAGAAAGCAAGCCGAGAAGGAAGCCGAGGAGGCAGAGGCCAGACGCTTTAAGTGGTACACCGCCCCAGGCAAAGGGCTGCAAATGAACCAGATTGAAGCCATCTACCTGCATTACCGGCAGCAATACAACTACAACAGCATGCTCTACGATTACATCGAGGACTTCAATCTGCTGCTGAAAGACGGCTGGATGTACAGCCATCTGGTGGTCTCTCCGGCAGATCTGGATGTGCCCGCCAGCCGCAAAAATGAGCCCAAAACCTGGTTCAAATGGAAACGCCAGGGAGAAGACATCGTGTATCTGGATGGTAAAGAGTGGCGCAAACTGGAAGGCACTCCCGTCAAACCTGCTGCCAAAGGGGAAAAAATTCAGGGCAGTTTCCTGTACCTCTCCAACAACAGCAACATGGTCACGGGGGGGTCGGTTTACAAGGAGTATTACCACTTTGACAGCAAGGGAGGTTTTGCCATCAGCTCCAGTTCCAGCCTGTTCGCCGGGGGAATGCCGGGTTACTCGGGTTATTCCACCAGTTACACCAACCAGGATGGCACCATCAGTTCTTTTGCAGCAGGCACCCCAAATGGCGCTGCTGGAGGCGGTTCAGACAACAACAACCCCAACAACGATCTGGCAGGCACCTACACCCTGGACGGGTACACCCTGCAACTGAAAACCCTCAGTGGCAAGGTGGTGCGCAAACTGTTCTTCTTTCCGGGCAGCAAGAAAGACCAGGTGGTGATTGATGGCCTCACCTACTGGATTCCCAGCGATTGAAAGCTGCAATCAAATGCAGCACATCCTTGCTGACAGCCTGACCCCAAAAGCCGTATGCTCAGGGCCATGCGTCTGATTCTTGCCCACGACAACGCCGATCTGGATGCCATTGCCAGCCTTGCCCTGGCCCGCAAACTTCACCCGGATGCCATCCCTGTGCTGCATGGGGGTCTGGACGGCAGTGAGCGCACGGCTTTCATCCTGTTCAAGGACGCGCTGGGCATCCTGACCCCGGAAGACCTGCCCGACGAGGAGATCGAATCCCTGATAGTGGTGGACACCCACGACCTGGGAAGGCTGGGAGAGTACGCCGAGGTGGCCCGCAAAGTGCCGGTGCTGGTGTACGACCACCATCCCACCGAAGGGGAAGTGCCTCCCGGCCATTATCAGCTTGTGGGGTCCTGCGCCACCTTGCTGACCCGCAGGATCCAGCAGGAAGGCATCGAACTGACCAACCCGGAGGCCACCCTTGCCCTGGCAGGTCTGGAGGCAGACACCGATTTTTTCCAGAACGGCAACACCACCAGAGAAGATTTTCAGGCTGCAGCTTACCTTTCGCAGTTTGCAGATTTGCGGGTGGTGCGGGAAATCACCCGTCAGTTCTTTGACCCCGAGGCCCTGAACATCCTGGCTGAGTTGCTGAAAAATCCGGGCTGGCAGGACATCGGAGCGTTTCGGGTGATTTTAAAAATCCTGCAGCCTGAAGACCGCATTCCCGGAGCGGGCCTGGCCATGCGCCTGATCAGCCTGACCGGAGCAGATGCCGTGTTTCTGTTCTTGCAGGATGGAGAGCGCACCGATGTGGTGGCCCGGGCCAGACAGCGCGGCCCCAATGTGGCCCGCATTTTGCAGGACCTTGGAGGAGGAGGGCACAAGCAGGCCGCCAGTGCCCGTGTGGATCTGCCGCCTGAAGAAGCTTACAGAAAGGTGCTGGAATGCACGGCATGGCAGGAGAAACCCATCCTGGTTCAGGACCGCATGACCAGAGACGTGCGCACCCTATCAGACAGCCTGAAAATCAATGAAGCGATTGTGGAACTGGTCAAGATCGGGCACAACGGGGCACCTGTACTGCACGAAGGGAAACTGGTCGGGATGGTGTCCAGAAGGGACCTGGACCGGGCCATGCGACACGGGCTGCAAAATGCTCCAGTCAAGAGTGTGATGTCCAGAAGGGTGATTTCCATTGAACCCGATGAACCGCTGGGCCACGCCACCGAACTGATCCGCAAACATTCGGTGGGCAGGCTCCCGGTGGTCAAAGGCGGTCACCTGCTGGGCATCCTGACCCGTTCGGATTTGCTGGGAGAGGCCCCCCCCAAACCCGACCTCACCGAGAAGGTCCTGGGGCACCTGCAAATGCAGGACTGGGAAATGATCGAAACGGTGCGGGAAAATGCCCCCTCAACCGCCCGGATCATGCTGGTGGGAGGTGCAGTCAGGGACGCTTTGCTGGGCAAACACCCCACCGATCTGGATGTGGTGGTCAGTGGTGTGGATGTCATCGAAGTGGCACAGCAGAGCGGTCTGGATTTCAAATGCTACCCCCAGTATGGCAATGCCACCCTGACCCTGCCCAACGGCAATCACCTGGACCTGATTCAGGCCAGAGACGAGTACTACACTGCCCCAGGAGCAGCCCCCACCGTGATGAAAGGCACCCTGGAACAGGACCTCGCCAGACGGGATTTCACGGTGAATGCGCTGGCCCTGCAACTGACCCCGGAAGTCAAATTCATAGACCAGCACGATGGACTTTCAGATTTGCAGGCAGAGGTGCTGCGGGTGCTGCACCCCCTGAGTTTTCTGGAAGACCCCAGCCGCATTGTGCGCGGAGCAAGGCTGGCTGTGCGTCTGGGTTTCCGCCTGGAGGAACGCACCCTCAGCACCATCTCTGATGCCCTTCCACATGCAGAAATGGCCTTCAAACGCCTGAAAAACGAGCTGCTGCTGGTGTTTCAGGAGCGCACCCCCGGAGCGGTTTTTGAGATGCTGCAAGAGTGGGGGGCCGGGGAACTGTACGGATTTGGGGACCTCACCGCCTTAAAACGGGCCGATGAAGCCCGCCGCAAAGGGGAACATGTGCCCACCGAAACCCTGATGGCCCTGTGGTTGCATTCCTTTGCCCCAGAACAGCGCAAGCAAGTGGCCCGCATCTGGCAGATCCCCAAACGCACCCGCGAAGTGGCGGATCTGGCTGGACCCGAGGACTTCCTGCGCATGAGCGACTGGGAATTCCTGTACTGGTGCCTGCTCAACCCGGATCAGGCCAGAGCTTATGAGGTGGCGAAACTCACCCCTCCCCGTCAGGTCACCGGCAAGGACCTGCTGGACCTGGGCATGAAACCAGGATCTGCATTGGGAGAACTGCTGGAACACCTGAAGGTTTTGAGGCAGCAGGAAGAAGTGAGCGGTTTTGAGGAAGAACTGGAAGTGGCGAGGAGGTGGATTCGGGATGGGAGAGATGCCGAGGGCTAAAAGCTTCCTGAACGCCTGAATGGTCGTTCAAAACAAAACCGCACAGCCCTGAACTGCACAACACCTGTCTTCTGTCTTTTGCACTCGGCCCTTGGCCCTCAGCTCTCGGCAAGGCGAAGCCTCACGCCCCAATCGCCTCCTCCTCTGCCAATTGGTAGTATTTGGCCTGCAGCCTGAACATGGTGGCGTATTCTCCGCCCAGATGCAGCAGTTCTGCATGGGTCCCCTGCTCGATCAGGTGGCCGCCTTTGAGCACCAGAATGCGGTCTGCCATCTGCACCGAGGCCAGACGGTGGGTGACCAGCAGCACGGTTTTGCCTTTTGCCAGTGCAGCAAATTGTTCATAAAGGTCATGTTCGGATTTGGGGTCAATGGCGGCGGTGGGCTCGTCCAGAATCAGGATCTGGGGATTGCGATAAAAAGCCCTTGCAATGGCGAGTTTCTGCCACTGGCCCCCGGAGAGTTCCGTTCCTCCGAAGGATTTTCCCAGCAGGGTCTGCAAGCCCTGGGGCAGCACCTCGAATTTAAAGCCGCTCTTCGAGGCGGCCTGTTCTGCGCCTTGCAAATCCTGTTTCTGCAAATCCCCCAGCAAGATGTTGTCCTGCACGCTCAGGTGGTATTTGCCAAAATCCT is a window encoding:
- a CDS encoding CBS domain-containing protein, which codes for MRLILAHDNADLDAIASLALARKLHPDAIPVLHGGLDGSERTAFILFKDALGILTPEDLPDEEIESLIVVDTHDLGRLGEYAEVARKVPVLVYDHHPTEGEVPPGHYQLVGSCATLLTRRIQQEGIELTNPEATLALAGLEADTDFFQNGNTTREDFQAAAYLSQFADLRVVREITRQFFDPEALNILAELLKNPGWQDIGAFRVILKILQPEDRIPGAGLAMRLISLTGADAVFLFLQDGERTDVVARARQRGPNVARILQDLGGGGHKQAASARVDLPPEEAYRKVLECTAWQEKPILVQDRMTRDVRTLSDSLKINEAIVELVKIGHNGAPVLHEGKLVGMVSRRDLDRAMRHGLQNAPVKSVMSRRVISIEPDEPLGHATELIRKHSVGRLPVVKGGHLLGILTRSDLLGEAPPKPDLTEKVLGHLQMQDWEMIETVRENAPSTARIMLVGGAVRDALLGKHPTDLDVVVSGVDVIEVAQQSGLDFKCYPQYGNATLTLPNGNHLDLIQARDEYYTAPGAAPTVMKGTLEQDLARRDFTVNALALQLTPEVKFIDQHDGLSDLQAEVLRVLHPLSFLEDPSRIVRGARLAVRLGFRLEERTLSTISDALPHAEMAFKRLKNELLLVFQERTPGAVFEMLQEWGAGELYGFGDLTALKRADEARRKGEHVPTETLMALWLHSFAPEQRKQVARIWQIPKRTREVADLAGPEDFLRMSDWEFLYWCLLNPDQARAYEVAKLTPPRQVTGKDLLDLGMKPGSALGELLEHLKVLRQQEEVSGFEEELEVARRWIRDGRDAEG